The genomic DNA cgtttgaatgtagagacaagtcttgctctggtgtaaccttgatttaacagtttgtaagagagatggccatgtctctctacaaaatcaccacatgaactgcatgctcttgcatatcgaataagctgggaaatgtataccccataagcaggtgagagtggaatattactgatgaggtgtggaaaattgattatactaaagttgaaatcatctctcttgtcatatagcctagtagaaaggtgaccattagagtcaaattcaagtaaaatatccagatatgaagcaaaagaggccgtttctgtagtttctttaatctccaattctggaggataaatcatagcgagatatttactgaattcagagttattcaatgaaataccatcgtctatgtatctaaatgtaaggtcgaaagtacgagctacagagacctttttctgcttgataaggttctggataaattctgcctcgtatgagaacagaaataagtcggcaagtaagggagcacagttagtgcccatgggaattcctatacactgttggaaatgtgtcctccaaatcaacaaatatgttgtcaatgaggaaatcaagcatactgataatgtctttctcggtataaaacactttagcgttagtaatatttttaacaaaatatgtagaattataccctaataccacatatttgtaacggcgtgaaccgtttttgtagaaaaatgcttggttgatgatgtttttcaagcgttctttcaatttatcatgtggtattgtggtatacaatgtggaaaaatcgaaagttttaatagatgttatttttgaaacagatcttgatttcaaattttccaagagttccttcgaattttttaatatccacatttgatttataccactccgagaaaagacaacatcacagtatgcttgaagtccccgtttaacagtacaaagaacagaagtcagtatcttcgataactctgttgttgaacattttgaagatcctgcgataaacctaaggtgttttgtggagctttggtatccggtataagctaggcaacttattatggtcatcctttgttgtaatattaaaattatccatgaatgacttatggtttatAAAGTATAAATATTGCTAGTACATCttcagaaaatttaaatttttcggACAAATTAGAAAATAGTGCACTTTCCTATAATTTCGTTAAGAGGGCGCTTTGCTTTGGCAAAACATAATCAGAGCTTCCAAGAAAGGTTGCCATGGCAAATCGACATAATTATAAAAGAAATTCAtcgaaactataaataattatgCACAAACCTACCAACTATGAACAATAAAAAACTGGTCAACGTTATACAACGAACTCTTGAGTTGATAAATTACGCCCCATGAGAACGCACGTTAtaaaaagaagctaaaatatctcTGCACTGTCAATTTTGCGTTATGTTTAAAATTCGTAAAATGAATGGACGCACTTAGACCACTCTGTAGAAAGTAGGGCTCCCTGTTTCGTTAATAAGTATACAGGAGAGAaaagcaaaaacatgaaaaaggaacttacatgtacttttcactTTTTCAGCAAATGCCGAAAAACAGTATACGACAgcagttttcttgttttcatctCTTTGTATCCAAAAGGAATAACtgttggacgcgttttgccacggatttACCGCCCTTAAGAACCCGCTTTGCACGAGTATCGTCTACAAATTTCACTTCAATCATATCTTTAggtttctttttttaaatatccGATGAAACCCCAGGTTATAAAAGAATATGTCAATCATGGACCGACAACCCCTTTTATCTGTTTATGGACGGTGCGTGATGTAGGCCGCTTTCTCTGCTTTCTCAGATGAAAACACGATGGGTCTGCACCCATTTTGTGCATGGCTATAGGCAAAAGAATATCTTACATTGATTTTAGCTGATTTTAAGttgatttacatgcatatgaAATGCTCAGTAATACTCTGTACATAAATGAACACAATTTACCTTCGAAATCGAGCATTAGATATTGCACGTTGGTAGCTCGTAAGCtgccaaaatatgtaaatttatgcaaaatctTAACTTTCCACGAAGTATTGATTCGACTCCAAATCCGTTCAGTTGGCTCTGATCGAGGGCAATACATCTACATGCGAAATATCGCACAGTTAACAAcatcaacaatatttattgtttgaccaagtaaaatcaatattctCCTTCTTAGCTTGGGAGATAATTCACTTTTACGAAAATGTCTATACAAGCAAAACATGGAATAATTTTCACTTTCGCAATACAATATTACCGTATACACAACCATGTTACACACAATTCTATGCAAAAGCGACTCAAAATTGCGCCTGTTAAAAGTTTATCGCATCGTCTGGAACTAAACTAGGAGCATGTGTCGATGAAATAATAAACATCGAAACCTGACCATTGGAACATTCATTACATGTTAACtaataataaattatttttttatttgtttatttcttcatgaCTAATAATTGGCCATTTATTATGGTATTTCTTGGTCACTGCAGAATAATGCGCTTGGCATAAGCTCCTAGTTtgagtatgcaaatttatgcaatgacGACAATGTTTCCTCGGATGCTCCCTCCATGAGACCGTCTTCAGAAAGGCCATGATCTCGGTTCTTTTCTCTGCGAAATGGTAGAAAGATAGGTTTAATGTTTACGACCAATAGATGACAATGTGAAGTTCGCTTAATATATTCAATGACGTCATGTAAAGTTTGATACTCAAAAGTTAGTGACGACAGATCCTTGCCGGGTTTTTCAGCGGACATCACCGGACTTCACAGTGTTGGCATCCCGCATAGTGTAAGGGTACGATTCATATCTTTGACAGCACAACATGACCAACCATACCCATCTCGGTGATTCGGACAAGCCTTATCTTGATTAGTACGCAATCGCTTCGGTAGCGGGATGCATGTCATCGGCTGTCTTTGAACATCGAGTCCGGGTATTCATCGATATATTAACTGTGGTTCAAGCTAGCTCTCTTATAATCATCGAAAGCAGAAACCTCTTTTAATGATTGGACATTACAACTCTGTTTGTGAAACAGAAATTCACCATACGTTTTAGCCTCCCTAATTTATCATATATAATCAAAACTATGATACAGATCATTATCAGTATCATCATATTTTACAGAAAGCTTTTATCATTTTGGCTTACCGGGAATCATGCCGTGCATGTTATATCTTGTCACACAAAAATCGGAGGAAATAAGTTCCCTTCAGTGTACCTGCTCTTCTAGATATTTTTTCTGGGGTAATAATGTATTAATTCTGACACAGAATGTCATCTACCTACTTACGGTTCTTGCACACCATACTCGGAATCAAAGTTCGCAGACTTCTTAAATTCGCTAGTAACAAGAACAACGAGAGGAAGAAGGAAATTATGATGATGAACAATCAGCTGCCAGACTGCTTCCCCATACAGAGTAAACATCTCTAAATGTTCGCAATTATCAATGTGGAAGATATCAACGTTCTTAGGACAACTGCTGTTTGTAAACTATATTAGCATCAGTACTGTCGGCACGATAAGATCGAGGAATACTGTTCTCCCGGCAACACAATTGAGTGTATATTAAAATGCAGtttccgtctgttcgtccacgTTTCCAAGTGGGCTCACGTTTACTGCAAAATGATGCGGCGCGATCGATGATGTTAGTTAAAACATTATGGCAACGAGGGTAAAAGTTTGGTGAATTATTGAATATAAATCAATACCTACTTTGACAACTTGGGTAACGGCTTATTGAATCCTCGTTTTCCATAGAGAAAGAAAGTTGTCACCATGCCCTTGCCCTAGGATGAATGTCGCAATATAAATAAAATGTATGTCATCGAATTCATGAAAGCGGCCATTGCCGTAATTCGTGCGCAGACCTATCTTATCATAAAACTGCCGAATGGTATAAAGCTTCGTTGAAATGTGTTGATCATTTACTGAAAAGACGAGGGGAGACGATACACGGGAAATTTCAAAGTATTTAAGTGATATTTTGTAAACCTACAAAGAAGAGTTGGAAATCGTCATGATTGATAGACATACGGTTTGAACCTatataattatcattttaaTGAGTTTATGTGATTAATCTTCTGTTTGATGTAAAATATGGTTTTCATTTGTTCCACATGGCAATTACAACCTTATTGGAGATTTCTTTTAGCCAGATCCACAGAATTAATAAGTAAATTCTATTAAAATCACGTATACATATCCGTGTGCATTCATTCTCATCTTCATAATAAAATATGATCTATACGTGGAAATGATTCCGTATACGCGATTTAATTATTGTGGCATAACTGGTACCTTGACATGGCAATCGTACTGTACAGGCGGAAAAATTGGCACAAAGTGTTTGTGTGTGGAAATCACACAGATGGAAGGGTCGCAAATGAAGAAACTTGACACAGATGACGCTTACCTTAACGTCGATGTCACCTCGTGGCGCCATGTTGTAACCCAAGTTTGTATCGCAAAGGGCAGTGTATGTCTGCTTGCTTATGTGGATGTGGCATGCTGTAAGAAAAGGTTGATATTGCTCAGAGctatgtacagtatgtacacGACAGAAGGTGGCATATTGGACGAAATAAATACTGGATTTAGGAACACTTCAGCTCGGCAGTCATCTTTCTCGCATTcatgagagagacagagacatagGGGACGGGAAGAGAGAAAatggcagacagacagacagacagacagacagacagacagaaaaatacGCTATAGCATCAAAGAGTATTTGCAGTTTAGAATCTAACCCTTTCCAGTTGATTCCATCCTAGAGGCAGTATTGACCGTATCACCAAATAAACAATACCGAGGCATGACAAGACCAACAACCCCTGCCACGACAGGACCCGTATGTATGCCAATGCGCAACTGCAACTTCTGTTTGGGTCGATGACGTATCTGGAAATGGGTGACCGAACTCAGCAAGTCGAGGGCACAGTTGGCGATCTCCGAGGTGTGGCGATGACCGTTCCTCTGAGGGAGGCCGGACACTATCATGTAGGCATCGCTAATTGTCTCAACCTCGGAAAGAGGaagagagaaaacagaaaagaaacGTCATGTTAGGAAAAACGGATTCATTTCTGGTCcttgaaatttggaaaaaattgatgCGAAAATGCGACATCCTTTTTTACTGTTATGTATAACTCTTGCTGCGCATGAGACTGGTGCTTTATTCTCCGACTTCAAAATGCCCTCCCTTCCTGTGCAACATTTCAGGATAATGTCGGGAAGGCAGCTCCGCACAATGACAATTTTCTGGCATCACTTATTCATTCGCGAAATTCATCAAACTTTAGAACTTGCTACAGTTCCTTTGTTAGCAAAGAAAAAAGTGCGAGTAGATGAATAAATGCAAACACACAAATGGACGGAGCTCGGCGAATTGATTGTCCTTAATTTAATTCAATAACGTTTACAATACTCTAGGGTATAGCCTGACTCTGAATCGGTCAAAAATCACTAGTAAATGCTGCATATTATACTGCGATGGGTTTCAATTCGGTGACACAGCTCTGTGTGTGTGAGACAGCGACATTCTATGTACAATACATGAAAACTATTAGCTTGGGTATTTCAAAGTCAAGACTCCAATGATTAGTTACAGTAAACCAGAATGGGGCAATATCTGGACCGCTAGCTGAACAGTTGATTGGACCTTATCTACAACATATCAGTTCTTAGTATTAACGACTACAACTGAAAGTTAGAAGATTTTTGCTGAAGCTAAAACTATCTCACGCTCAGAGTTGTGGCACCGTTAAACCCATTGTATTTGGAAAAATGTGATCACAAACGATAGCAACGTGACATGTAACTACGACAAATCACCATGAGAAAGTATTGCAGATAAACATTGTGGTATTTTCGAACGTCACATTCCAAAGAAGAAGATGATTCCGAGCAACAACTCTCTGATTCTCTGTTGCCTCATCAAGAAACGtgaaaactgattttctttcatttagcGTGCAATCAAGGGGCGGTACGAAATCCCTAGACTTTACGACTGACGCCAACTTGTGTTACCGCGTAAAACTCGGCACACTCTTACTACACCCATCTATAAGTGTACCTTTTCTTCGTACATAACATTACTAAAAAAAGATACGTTTGACGCACATTGTGTGTAAGGCTTTACCTTGTATACGTCATGATTTGAAATTATTCCATCAAAGCAGCGATATAAATCGTTGAGAAAATCAACAATCTGTgaagaaaaaagttaaaaataggATATTGCAAACATGCATgcgattaaggtagaacgcgcttcggggacagagagtcggactctcaaatttctacaattctgtttttctgatctaccactatgggggctcattttaaagctcttgaagaaagaaaaactttcaccagcttattttttcaaaaatccaaaatttaatttttcgccCGTAGTGTTAACaaaggggtggcggccattttgaatttcaaatatggcaaaatgttgagtaatttgtttcgctagatCCAGACTTTGCAAGGTggcccccaatttttattgttgatttggtaagagaatggttgaaagtttcattcaggaaagtttgagcaaaagttaaagtctttcactttcgaggcgcacactaccttaagaTACAGAATACGAAGTGTCCCGGAGAAGTGCGCCTGTGATTTTTCCCCAGGTTAAGAGTTGACAGCGAAGTTAATGAGaagaaaatgaatgaataagtAATAGACAGATCGTCTatcactgaaaataaaattgcgATCATGAAtactttattaaaaataatgttcTTTAATATGATCCAGCCGAACGACatatcaatgaaaatttctGGAAACTGTGAGTTGACAGCTTTTCAAGTAATATCTGCCTTGACCGGTCAAATAACGCACACAAACTTAACTTACTTGGAACGGTGAACTTTCTGACGATAAAGCAGCAAATCCCACGATATCAGAGAAATAGATGGTTGCACTTTCAAAGTTCTCCGGGTCGACTTTATTACCTATCTTCAGCTTTTCTGCCACGGTTCTGAGAGAAGGATACGAAGCTGACATTACGGAAAGGCTAGTTACTGTCGGCGTGCGTTGTGCGTAGAGAGGTGAATAAAACGTAGACGCTGGTTCCAATTGATTTCAATCATCATAGGACCagcgatgtgtgtgtgtgtctgagtAAAtggtttgtctgtctgtctgtctgtctgtctgtctgtctgtctgtctgtctgtatgtatgtatgtatgtatgtatgtaaggtatgtatgtatgtatgtatgtatgtatgtatgtatgtatgtatgtatgtatgtatgtatgtatgtatgtatgtatgtatgtatgtatgtatgtatggatggatggatggatgatggatggatgcatggatgcatgcatgcatgcatgcatgcatgtatgtatgtatgtatgtatgtatgtatgtatgtatgtatgtatgtatgtatgtatgtatgtatgtatgtatgtatgtatgtatgtatgtatgtatgtatgtatgtatgtatatgtatgtacgtatgtatgtatgtatgtatatatgtatctttgtatgtatctttgtatgtaTCCTCGTATGTgtgtttatatgtgtgtgtgtatatatacatgtaattttggtGTTTAAATCATCCTAAAGAACTTATGAAAACAAGACTAGTTTTGTTTGTTCTGACATGGTTGCGACCAGGACATGCCGTCATAGACGTCAGTTCATGCATTGTCAGGTGAATACACATCAATTCCTGTCGACATATCTCTCCAAAAGACAACGGAAATTTGGTGTGAAATACGGTTTGTCTTACGGTGGCAGCATTCTGTACAACAGCCGGTCAGTCCTCCGTTTCTCCTCCATCACTTGCTCAGTTCTTTCATCGACAATTTCTTCCAAACTGGTGGAATACTTCTCCATCATGGTCAAAATATTGTCCACTATGTTGATTCTGAGTGATCAAGTGACACAAAGATGAGATTCAATGAGCTCTAATAAAATTgatatatattaattttattGTGTTCCGGTGATCGGAACTGCGTTTGTAATTTCGCACTCAGTTTCAGAAACTAGTGAAATTTCCAATTGACCGCGGCCCAAGAAAAATGTAGACTTACTTATCATACCTTCCGATGGCATGGTAAAGAAATCGCAAGTTGTTTATTTTGCCTTACTTTGGTCCATACATTTTTAACTGATATACAATCAAGGTTGAGTGCAAACATTCTTGTATAATGCATATTATGTATCAACGACAaccaaaacattaaaaaattgcCTTGAGGTGGAAGGGGAAGGCTATGTCTGTACCAGTGACTTGCCTCTTTATATATCATACTCACTCTTTGCCAAGTATTGTTCTTAATTCTGCACGTATCTTAGAGAAGGACGGCCGACTATCCTGCTTTTCATGCCAACATTTGTGCATCAAATCGATGACGGCACTGTCGAAATCGATGACGTCTGCGTTGTTCTGTGACGTAGGCCGAAAAGGTGTACTCTCACCATTTCGCACGCGATTGATCACATCTGTTGAAAGAATGATAGTCCATTAAATGCCCATTCGCTtttcatagatagatagatagatagatagatagatagatagatagatacatacattatATGTGCATATATACACCTGTATACAccagtgtatgtatgtttgtggtGTGGTTTTtctggtgtgtgtgtgtgagagagagagagagagagagaggagaggagagagagagagagagagagagagagagagagagagagagagagatgatgtGTGTGTATCGGTGCCTGTGTGCCTCAGTGTGTGCTTGCATGTGTGTAGGATAGAGGAAATTCATAACCTACGGTAGATTTATTAGTTGCTGGTAAGCGATTGTTTGGAAAATCTGtggtatttcattttttattcttttggGGGTGCTTGGCTGTACAGTTTATTAGTACACCTTAAAAGCTTACCCCTTGGCGTGATGTTGTCAAATGTATATGGTGCATTCCTTTGAATGATTTCATACATAATGATCGCAAAACTGTATACGTCACCACTCTGAGTCCCGCAGGCAGGTGGAAAGTTCATACGCAGTATTTCTGGAGCCGTCCATAACTTACCTAAATAAAacacagtttgaaaaattaTCCCATAGATATTGAATTGGTAGTTCTAGCCAGTTCAGCTTCCCTTTAAAAATCAATGATTAAAATCGTAAGCCACCACGGTACAAATTTTCGTACTGGAGAGACTAAAGGTGTAAATATACTGATATTTGAATCTTAAAAATTGGCACTATCCTATTTCAATTCTATGTGAAGAATAAAATAtccgattttcgcaaaaatgaGACTGTAGAAGGTTTATTTACATTTCTGTCTTCAAAATGAATACATACAAGCAACATACTGGCATAGTATTCTTAAAAATCTGAGTCTGATGTCTATCACCGAGGAATATTCTACCTTTCAGGCAGTGCGCGCCTCGAATTGAAAGACTTTAAACTTTTATTTGCAAAAACTCCAATCAAGGAGCTGTATACCATTCCCTTTggaaaacaagaataaaatttggTGCAAGAGATACAATTACCTTATAAATACCGATATCTCAATTTTAAAATGGCCGACATCCCCGGCCTCTATCCTAGTGTTGGCTCTATGTGGTAAAATTGAGTtttcgatttaaaaaaataaaaaaatagaaaaaaaaggtacaaactttatttactccacgaGCTTCAAAAGGAGCCCCCACAAGCTGTCGACAAAAAactattgtaaaaatttaacGGTCCAAGTAGCTGTCACCTATACCTTAACATCAAACAATCCTTAATTTGTGACCTCTGTTTAATAGAAATTGTAACACAACGCAAGTGCTGTTACAATCAAAGTAACCTAAATATGCTGCTATTGCTGGCTTAACAAGTAAAAACTAAACCCCTATGGTTGGTAAACATCATTCAACTAGGCATGCGCAGGCGACAAAATTGTACATCTTCTGTTGGCAGCTGGTGATATGAGGGTTTTGCGTGTCATTTACATTGCGTCGACTTACGCAAGAATTTGTCCTGCTCCTCCCCTGCATTTGACGATTGACCCTGGACGAAACTTGGTAGTCCGTAGTCTGTAATCTTGACCACCCAACGACTGTCAACTAGACAGTTGGACGACTTCAAGATGCCGTGGGATCCCAGACCGTGTTTGCTTTTGTGCAAATATTCCATTCCCTGGATAACAACATGCAATTCCAAGGTATGATTAAGTCATATACATTTTTTGtttaactgtttttgtttgaaaattactgtcaataaatcgtctacttttgatTGAATAccacaatggaatggagtgacccattgtacgtcgaaaggttcacagaggtcattatgcacctggcatgcgagtttgggagaatgacctatcccagacaagtaggacaagggctctggtcaactgcaaatctgcatttgaatacgggctacagagtggtataatgcacctgtgtagaaggaaatgttttagtctgattggttaaataaaatggcttgccttactctatCTTGTTGGTTATTGGCTATAgcgagaaggaattcaatctgtagatgcatgtgattgcctcgtggatgcatcaggctttcaataccattttcgtgttttcgactggtcaagatggaccttgtcaacttgtctgatctgatgacccaagagacctcctagagttccatggacggccatgtaaaaacaaccaaagcggattttacacgggcaaactgccctataagagcagccgctactacggagcgcataaaatccacgatgtgtacttcaaattataaaaaagtacttggcgatgataacaCCGGACGGGATTGTACTATCGAAGACCCTTACCAAGGGATAATTAAGTTCTCCTGCCAAAAAATATACGTCTTCacacaaagcaaatgtgcaagatggcttggccagactgccagcacactggatattctggcaaggtaatttattcttttactaaaatatttatacacaaaacgaattctgtaaagttataaaattaaattcattgaccaaaacaatttgttgtgtgtgcggcagcatcacagaatttctttcgactatTCCAAAAACGTTACAAAAGGCTGcacttatttccatgatatttgtcacatatgtcttgtgtttgataatttcaggtgaatgcggcaacatctctgtaccatcagggattcgatgagcagcttatcaaaaaacaaacaggtcacagatcagatgacggtttacgcgcctcaaatgtatgtctactgcacaacaaaagcatgtgtcgaatatattactaccacctccatctagtgttaaatcagaggaatctgtaagtaaaccagtttctcaagttacgacaaaacaatgtaacaaaacagacaagattggtccaacccaagaagacgccgaatctaaagatggacagtcttcatcaacaaatcatgttgcttacattgagcatggtccaaagaaagttaaaattgaattataaaatgtgatgctataacatatcagttgaacaaattgtcttcattttgttattgaatgtgtgtgaatgctttagacatctcgacttgacctattgttctcttgcaaattagtaatcagtcatacttttttcatatttaagtaagtaatcactacactttattgatatgataatgattttctttcattaaagtgtggtgattacttatttacatatgaataaaagtatgactgattacttatttgcataagaacaataggtgtgggtcgtgttttcagggataaatggatggcaagaacaatatgtcacatgacctggagtggtatatctatATAAAGGTAGTTAATATAACTTAGGATAATTTTAGTCAATTTCATTGTGATTAGTCGACGTATTTTCTGGCCAGCACATACGTTGAGTGACCAAAACCCAAGAGGATCCATGTCGGAAATCAAGTCGATCACGTAGACGTCACGTGTCCATTGCTTACCTTTACAATGTCCGTCATGAAAGAAATTCTGAACGACGAATCCAACTTCAAATCATCGTTTTGGAGAACGTCCTGGAAGGGGTATACATTATCAATTTCTATCAGTTAAtcagtcagtcaatcaatcaacctatctccctgtctgtctgtctgtctgcctgtatgtatgtatgtctgtatgtatgtatgtatgtatgtatgtatgtatgtatgtatgtatgtatgtatgtatgtatgtatgtatgtatgtatgtatgtatgtatgtatgtatgtatgtatgtatgtatgtatgtatggcttTTCGGCTATCTGTCTGGCTGTTAGTCTGTTTCTCTATCATCTACTGTTTAGCGATGACAAAGTTTGTCCATCAATCCATCAGGGTAAGGACTGCCCATCGGCAGTGCAGTATCAGTCAGTTCCATCGGTTTCAGCGCAGAAATGCAAGAAAACATCCTTGTAATATTGTTGTTTCTTGAAACTTTTACTATGGACTTGGAATGagaagtcattttgaaaaatgtttgataaaaaatggGCATGGTGTCATTGTGCTAGATTTCAAACACGGCAAAATTTTCCACAGCGTACAAAAGAACCTGCAAAAGAATGCTGACTCGGCACTATTTACGTATTTCATAGTGTACCTTCATCGCCGTGTCAACAACACACGTTTCTTCATATGATCTAAAAGTCATTTGTAAAAGAATGTTGTAGAGCCTACAGGAAATAGCAATGCTGAATTCGGTCTTGATAAAGCTTGCTACGTGTTGGAGGACTGAAATTTGCCATGAAGtagttttatttgaaaatcaaatggtATGACGCAATTCTTTACGATGTATCTCAAAAACTATTTTCCACGTTGCATTTCTTGTTTACTCATTGTAACCTAGAACATatgaaattaagagaaaatgaaaatatctttaTTCCTGCTTAGTCACCCACCTTTGGAATGTCATGATTAAAACTATTAGAATGTTCTTTTAGCAGATAAGAGTAAGCAGACAGCAAATGCGAAACACACAGGATAAAACAAGTAACTAGATCTATAAATATGCTTTCCTACCTGCAGGCTGCCTTTAGAGCAATATTGCCAAGCCAAATATATACTTCCAGTCTCAACGCATGCGCCGACGAAAGGGTTTAAGTTGTCATGGCTTAATTGtctgatctgtgaaaatgaagTGATAACACGTTGAGTTAGTGATTTTCTTTGCTGTTGCTGATATTTCTGCTTTCTGTTGTTGGATTTATAAtgtttttgatgatgatgatgatgacgacgacgacgatgatgatgatgatgatggtggtggtgatggtggtggtgagtAATACTGCTAGCT from Ptychodera flava strain L36383 chromosome 12, AS_Pfla_20210202, whole genome shotgun sequence includes the following:
- the LOC139145041 gene encoding atrial natriuretic peptide receptor 1-like is translated as MTDIVKGMEYLHKSKHGLGSHGILKSSNCLVDSRWVVKITDYGLPSFVQGQSSNAGEEQDKFLRKLWTAPEILRMNFPPACGTQSGDVYSFAIIMYEIIQRNAPYTFDNITPRDVINRVRNGESTPFRPTSQNNADVIDFDSAVIDLMHKCWHEKQDSRPSFSKIRAELRTILGKEINIVDNILTMMEKYSTSLEEIVDERTEQVMEEKRRTDRLLYRMLPPTVAEKLKIGNKVDPENFESATIYFSDIVGFAALSSESSPFQIVDFLNDLYRCFDGIISNHDVYKVETISDAYMIVSGLPQRNGHRHTSEIANCALDLLSSVTHFQIRHRPKQKLQLRIGIHTGPVVAGVVGLVMPRYCLFGDTVNTASRMESTGKACHIHISKQTYTALCDTNLGYNMAPRGDIDVKGKGMVTTFFLYGKRGFNKPLPKLSNEFKKSANFDSEYGVQEPEKNRDHGLSEDGLMEGASEETLSSLHKFAYSN